In Actinomadura citrea, a single window of DNA contains:
- a CDS encoding SAM-dependent methyltransferase, producing MYDYYLGGKDNFAADREAADQVVAAMPNVLEFTRANRRLLSRAVTMMADRGIRQFLDIGSGLPTQENVHQVAQRAAPGSTVIYVDKDPIVLTHARALLADNPLTTVIQADLREPESILDDPEVKARIDFDRPVGLLLLAILHFIPDEARPAEIVARLRAPLAPGSCLAITHGHRGEVTTQVEEQVRGAYGRTGAGDIIPRGIDEVMAFFDGTELVGPGLVQVADWRADAEPSPPDMSRPGFLAGVGRVI from the coding sequence ATGTACGACTACTACCTCGGCGGCAAGGACAACTTCGCGGCGGATCGCGAGGCCGCCGATCAGGTGGTCGCCGCGATGCCGAACGTGCTGGAGTTCACCCGCGCCAACCGCAGGCTGCTGTCGCGGGCCGTGACGATGATGGCCGACCGCGGCATCCGGCAGTTCCTCGACATCGGCTCCGGGCTTCCGACGCAGGAGAACGTGCACCAGGTGGCCCAGCGCGCGGCCCCCGGCTCCACCGTCATCTACGTCGACAAGGACCCGATCGTGCTCACGCATGCGCGGGCGCTGCTGGCCGACAACCCGCTGACGACGGTCATCCAGGCCGACTTACGCGAACCGGAGAGCATCCTGGACGACCCCGAGGTGAAGGCCCGGATCGATTTCGACCGGCCGGTGGGCCTTCTGTTACTCGCCATCCTGCACTTCATCCCGGACGAGGCGCGCCCGGCGGAGATCGTGGCGAGGCTCCGCGCGCCGCTGGCCCCCGGCAGCTGCCTGGCCATCACGCACGGCCACCGCGGCGAGGTCACCACGCAGGTCGAGGAGCAGGTCCGGGGCGCGTACGGCAGGACGGGCGCCGGCGACATCATTCCGCGCGGGATCGACGAGGTCATGGCGTTCTTCGATGGCACCGAACTGGTCGGCCCCGGCCTGGTCCAGGTGGCCGACTGGCGTGCGGACGCCGAGCCGTCCCCGCCCGACATGTCCCGGCCGGGCTTCCTCGCCGGCGTTGGAAGGGTGATCTGA
- a CDS encoding ABC transporter permease, with protein MDIDWGWIGEHTDTLTEHALIHLRLALLPVLFGLIISLPVGMLCRRWGWLYPPALTVSNIFYAIPSLALFMVFIQYTGLTAATVMIPLTLYSLSVLVPNVVDGLASVSDPVRQAATAMGFGPLRRLLQVELPIAVPIVIAGTRVAAVSSISLVAVGQLIGQGGLGYDIIRGYQLQFQTQIVAATVLIVLLALVTDAILVTVQRLLTPWARARMTS; from the coding sequence ATGGACATCGACTGGGGCTGGATCGGCGAGCACACCGACACGCTGACCGAGCACGCCCTCATCCACCTGCGGCTCGCGCTGCTGCCGGTGCTGTTCGGCCTGATCATCTCGCTGCCGGTCGGCATGCTGTGCCGCCGCTGGGGCTGGCTCTATCCGCCGGCGCTGACGGTCTCGAACATCTTCTACGCGATCCCCTCGCTCGCGCTGTTCATGGTCTTCATCCAGTACACCGGCCTGACCGCCGCCACGGTCATGATCCCGCTGACCCTGTACAGCCTGTCGGTGCTCGTCCCGAACGTGGTGGACGGGCTGGCGTCGGTGTCCGATCCCGTCCGGCAGGCGGCCACCGCGATGGGCTTCGGCCCGCTGCGGCGCCTGCTCCAGGTGGAGCTGCCGATCGCCGTGCCCATCGTCATCGCCGGGACGCGCGTCGCCGCCGTCTCCTCCATCAGCCTCGTCGCGGTCGGCCAGCTGATCGGCCAGGGCGGCCTCGGCTACGACATCATCCGCGGCTACCAGCTGCAGTTCCAGACGCAGATCGTGGCCGCCACCGTCCTGATCGTCCTGCTGGCCCTGGTCACCGACGCGATCCTGGTCACCGTCCAACGCCTGCTCACCCCGTGGGCCCGAGCCCGGATGACCTCATGA
- a CDS encoding cytochrome P450 family protein, with the protein MLPTNLLFGRAFSEDPYAVYAELRAAGPVHPIDFPPGAAAFLVVDHEHGRAALSDPRLSKDTAYSAVPVNAELFFGGTMLGMDPPDHTRMRGLVAKAFTTRRVERLRPRVQEIADGLLDGIAARGEADLIEDFAVPLPIQVICELLGVPARDRARFREWTAVLTVPALTAEARERRREAARAFNGYLLDVIAERRARPEDDLVSALITARDGEAALTEAQMLGTVALLLIAGHETTVNLIGNGVLALLRAPGQLELLRARPDLLPSAVEELLRFDGPVERASQRIALEDMEIAGTAIPKGAWVHVSLGAADRDPAVFESPDRLEVTRAPQGHVAFGHGPHFCLGAPLARLEGRIAIGGLLDRFSDLALAVPAAELRHHRTGSIVRGLVSLPVRV; encoded by the coding sequence ATGCTGCCGACGAATCTGCTGTTCGGCCGGGCGTTCAGCGAGGACCCGTACGCCGTGTACGCCGAGCTGCGGGCGGCGGGGCCCGTCCATCCGATCGACTTCCCTCCGGGCGCCGCCGCCTTCCTCGTGGTCGACCACGAGCACGGCCGCGCGGCCCTGAGCGATCCGCGCCTGTCCAAGGACACCGCCTACAGCGCCGTGCCCGTGAACGCCGAGCTGTTCTTCGGCGGCACGATGCTCGGGATGGACCCGCCCGACCACACCCGGATGCGCGGGCTGGTGGCCAAGGCGTTCACCACCCGGCGGGTGGAGCGGCTGCGCCCCCGCGTCCAGGAGATCGCCGACGGGCTGCTGGACGGCATCGCGGCCCGCGGCGAGGCCGACCTGATCGAGGATTTCGCCGTCCCGCTGCCGATCCAGGTCATCTGCGAGCTGCTCGGCGTACCGGCGCGCGACCGGGCCCGGTTCCGCGAGTGGACGGCCGTGCTGACCGTGCCGGCGCTCACCGCCGAGGCCCGCGAGCGCCGCCGCGAGGCGGCCCGGGCGTTCAACGGCTACCTGCTCGACGTCATCGCCGAGCGGCGGGCCCGCCCCGAGGACGACCTGGTCAGCGCCCTGATCACGGCCCGCGACGGGGAGGCCGCCCTCACCGAGGCGCAGATGCTCGGCACCGTCGCGCTGCTGCTCATCGCCGGCCACGAGACCACCGTCAACCTCATCGGCAACGGGGTGCTCGCCCTGCTCCGGGCGCCCGGTCAGCTCGAACTGCTCCGGGCGCGGCCCGATCTGCTGCCGTCCGCGGTCGAGGAGCTGCTGCGGTTCGACGGCCCGGTGGAACGCGCGAGCCAGCGCATCGCCCTGGAGGACATGGAGATCGCCGGAACGGCGATCCCCAAGGGCGCCTGGGTGCACGTCTCGCTCGGCGCCGCCGACCGGGATCCCGCGGTGTTCGAGTCCCCCGACCGGCTGGAGGTGACCCGCGCTCCCCAGGGGCACGTCGCCTTCGGCCACGGCCCGCACTTCTGCCTCGGCGCCCCGCTGGCCCGGCTGGAGGGCCGGATCGCCATCGGCGGCCTGCTGGACCGCTTCTCCGATCTCGCCCTGGCCGTGCCGGCCGCCGAACTGCGCCACCACCGCACCGGCTCGATCGTCCGCGGCCTAGTCTCCCTTCCCGTCCGGGTCTGA
- the hutH gene encoding histidine ammonia-lyase translates to MGDAGVEVGPEPLTFEQVAAVARDGATVALSDGALKLIGEARAHIEELSARPTPVYGVSTGFGALATRHIAPELRAQLQLNIVRSHAAGSGAEVEREVVRALMLLRLRTLATGRTGVQPVTARTLAELLNAGITPQVFEYGSLGCSGDLAPLAHVALALIGEGSVRDAAGELRPAADALRDAGIMPVTLGAKEGLALLNGTDGMLGMLVLAIDDLRRLLTAADVAAAMSVEALLGTDRVFAADLQNLRPHPGQAASAANLRALLAESQIMESHRGPDCTRVQDAYSLRCAPQVNGAARDTLAHAELVAGRELASAVDNPVVLPDGRVESNGNFHGAPVAYVLDFLAVPAADVASMSERRTDRMLDRGRSGGLPAFLADDPGVDSGHMIAQYTQAAIVSELKRLAVPASVDSIPSSAMQEDHVSMGWSAARKLRRAVDGLTQVVAVEILTAARALELRTPLRPGPATAAVVARLREAVPPPGPDRYLAPEIAAATALVRDGSLVAAAEAVTGPLS, encoded by the coding sequence ATGGGGGACGCAGGGGTCGAGGTCGGGCCGGAACCGCTGACCTTCGAGCAGGTCGCGGCGGTGGCCAGGGACGGCGCCACGGTCGCGCTGTCGGACGGGGCGCTGAAGCTGATCGGTGAGGCACGGGCCCACATCGAGGAATTGTCGGCGCGCCCGACGCCGGTCTACGGCGTCTCGACGGGCTTCGGAGCGCTCGCCACCCGGCACATCGCGCCCGAGCTCCGGGCGCAGCTCCAGCTGAACATCGTCCGGTCGCACGCGGCGGGGTCGGGGGCCGAGGTCGAGCGGGAGGTGGTCCGGGCGCTGATGCTGCTCCGGCTGCGGACGCTCGCCACGGGACGGACCGGCGTCCAGCCCGTCACCGCCAGGACCCTGGCCGAACTGCTCAACGCCGGCATCACCCCGCAGGTCTTCGAGTACGGAAGCCTCGGCTGCTCCGGCGACCTCGCGCCGCTCGCCCATGTGGCCCTCGCGCTGATCGGCGAGGGGTCGGTCCGGGACGCCGCCGGTGAGCTGAGGCCGGCGGCCGACGCCCTGCGGGACGCCGGCATCATGCCGGTCACGCTCGGCGCCAAGGAGGGGCTCGCCCTCCTGAACGGCACGGACGGGATGCTCGGCATGCTCGTCCTGGCCATCGACGACCTGCGGAGGCTGCTCACCGCCGCCGACGTGGCCGCCGCCATGAGCGTCGAGGCGCTGCTCGGCACCGACCGCGTCTTCGCCGCCGACCTGCAGAACCTGCGGCCCCACCCCGGCCAGGCCGCGTCCGCCGCGAACCTGCGGGCGCTGCTGGCCGAGTCGCAGATCATGGAGTCGCACCGCGGACCCGACTGCACCCGCGTGCAGGACGCCTACTCGCTGCGCTGCGCACCGCAGGTGAACGGCGCCGCCCGCGACACGCTCGCGCACGCCGAGCTGGTCGCGGGACGGGAACTGGCGTCCGCCGTCGACAACCCCGTCGTCCTGCCGGACGGGCGGGTCGAGTCGAACGGCAACTTCCACGGCGCCCCGGTCGCCTACGTGCTGGACTTCCTCGCAGTTCCGGCGGCCGACGTCGCCTCGATGTCCGAGCGCCGCACCGACCGGATGCTCGACCGGGGACGCTCGGGCGGGCTGCCCGCCTTCCTCGCCGACGACCCGGGCGTCGACTCCGGCCACATGATCGCTCAGTACACGCAGGCCGCGATCGTGTCGGAGCTGAAGCGCCTCGCCGTGCCCGCGAGCGTCGACTCGATCCCGAGCTCGGCCATGCAGGAGGACCACGTCTCGATGGGGTGGAGCGCGGCCCGCAAACTGCGCCGCGCGGTGGACGGCCTCACCCAGGTGGTCGCCGTCGAGATCCTCACCGCCGCGCGGGCGCTGGAGCTGCGCACCCCGCTGCGTCCCGGCCCGGCCACCGCCGCCGTGGTCGCCAGGCTCCGCGAGGCCGTCCCGCCGCCCGGCCCGGACCGCTACCTCGCCCCCGAGATCGCCGCCGCGACCGCGCTGGTCCGGGACGGCTCACTGGTCGCCGCCGCCGAGGCCGTCACCGGCCCGCTCTCCTGA
- a CDS encoding GNAT family N-acetyltransferase, giving the protein MQAFLTTDRLLLRRFTEYDLDDLVRLDGDPKVMRFLTGGRPTPRAHLRDQTLAKILDWYEQGPLSRWAAVERATGDFVGWLALEPGDGHDAEQAELGYCLRAASWGRGYATEASRALIAKAFTDLGVHRVFAQTMAVNAASRRVMEKSGLTYLRTFHRHWDDPIPGTEHGEVEYELLRPEWTRRQKT; this is encoded by the coding sequence GTGCAGGCATTTCTCACCACCGACCGGCTGCTGCTGCGACGTTTCACCGAGTACGACCTGGACGACCTGGTCCGGCTCGACGGCGATCCGAAGGTCATGCGGTTCCTCACCGGCGGCAGGCCGACCCCTCGCGCCCACCTGAGGGACCAGACCCTTGCCAAGATCCTCGACTGGTACGAGCAGGGGCCGCTCAGCCGCTGGGCCGCGGTCGAGCGCGCCACCGGCGACTTCGTCGGCTGGCTCGCCCTCGAACCCGGCGACGGCCACGACGCCGAGCAGGCCGAACTCGGCTACTGCCTGCGCGCGGCCAGCTGGGGACGGGGGTATGCCACCGAAGCGTCACGCGCCCTGATCGCCAAAGCGTTCACCGACCTCGGCGTCCACCGCGTCTTCGCCCAGACCATGGCCGTCAACGCCGCCTCGCGCCGCGTCATGGAGAAGTCCGGCCTGACCTACCTGCGCACCTTCCACCGGCACTGGGACGACCCCATCCCCGGCACCGAGCACGGCGAGGTCGAATACGAACTCCTCCGCCCCGAATGGACCCGACGCCAGAAGACCTGA
- a CDS encoding endonuclease/exonuclease/phosphatase family protein yields the protein MTTGMAGRLLRRRWFWPVVAAAAILLISGFVLVEPRAAGDGSVRVMTYNLRGVNDPPPRDWRTRLPLVRRLLREHDPDLLGVQEARWHQVRDLARTLPEYRWIGLGSQGGTRDQFLAIFYREERFEVLDFDHFWLSDTPSAIGSATWGNRYVRMVTWAKFRDRRTGTVFYQANTHLDNMSAGSRVKSARLILDRVRGFQAGAPVVLTGDFNDTAGASPAYAILTGPDALRDTWTAADRHGPQYRTENHWRPPEPGGRRIDWILVRGRIRTTWAGIDPYRAGGVYPSDHDPVVARLAFRD from the coding sequence GTGACGACCGGGATGGCCGGGCGCCTGCTGCGCCGGCGGTGGTTCTGGCCGGTGGTCGCCGCCGCGGCGATCCTGCTCATCTCCGGATTCGTGCTGGTCGAGCCCAGGGCGGCCGGCGACGGGTCCGTACGGGTCATGACCTACAACCTGCGCGGTGTGAACGACCCGCCGCCGCGCGACTGGAGGACCCGGCTGCCGCTGGTCAGGCGCCTGCTGCGCGAGCATGACCCGGACCTGCTCGGGGTGCAGGAGGCCCGGTGGCACCAGGTGCGGGACCTCGCCCGGACGCTGCCGGAGTACCGCTGGATCGGGCTCGGCAGCCAGGGCGGCACCCGCGACCAGTTCCTCGCGATCTTCTACCGCGAGGAGCGGTTCGAGGTGCTGGACTTCGACCACTTCTGGCTGTCCGACACGCCCTCCGCGATCGGCTCGGCCACCTGGGGCAACCGGTACGTCCGGATGGTGACGTGGGCCAAGTTCCGCGACCGCCGCACCGGGACGGTGTTCTACCAGGCCAACACGCATCTGGACAACATGTCGGCGGGCTCGCGGGTGAAGAGCGCCCGGCTGATCCTCGACCGCGTCCGCGGGTTCCAGGCGGGGGCGCCGGTCGTTCTCACCGGCGACTTCAACGACACGGCCGGAGCGTCCCCGGCGTACGCGATCCTCACCGGACCCGACGCCCTGCGCGACACCTGGACGGCGGCCGACCGGCACGGGCCGCAGTACCGCACCGAGAACCACTGGCGGCCCCCGGAACCGGGCGGCAGGCGGATCGACTGGATCCTCGTGCGGGGCCGGATCAGGACGACCTGGGCCGGGATCGACCCGTACCGGGCCGGCGGGGTCTACCCGTCCGACCATGACCCCGTGGTCGCCCGACTCGCCTTCCGGGACTGA
- the hutU gene encoding urocanate hydratase — protein sequence MSGPRPVRAPRGTSLTAAKGWPQEAALRMIQNNLDPEVAEHPDELVVYGGSGKAARNWDAFDGIIRSLSDLEGDETLLVQSGKPVGIFRTHEWAPRVLIANSNLVPQWGTWEEFRRLESLGLTMFGQMTAGSWIYIGTQGILQGTYETFAAVAEKRFGGTLAGTVTLTAGLGGMGGAQPLAVTMNGGVAICVECDPSRIERRVEHRYCDVRAGSLDEALRLAEEARAERRPLSIAVLGNAADIVPELLRRGAPIDIVTDQTSAHDPLAYLPQGVAFEDMAAERDKDRDGFIAKARASMAVHVEAMVGFQDAGAEVFDYGNSIRGEAQLAGYTRAFEFPGFVPAYIRPLFCEGKGPFRWAALSGDPRDIARTDQAILDLFPDNEPLTRWIRMAKEKVHFQGLPSRICWLGYGERDKAGEVFNDLVARGEISAPIVLGRDHLDCGSVASPYRETEGMKDGSDAIADWPLLNAMLNTSSGATWVSLHHGGGVGIGRSIHAGQVCVADGTALAGEKLRRVLTNDPGTGVMRHVDAGYERAAEVADERGVRIPMRS from the coding sequence ATGTCCGGTCCCCGTCCCGTCCGTGCCCCGCGCGGCACCTCGCTCACCGCCGCCAAGGGGTGGCCGCAGGAGGCCGCCCTGCGCATGATCCAGAACAACCTCGACCCCGAGGTCGCCGAGCACCCGGACGAGCTGGTCGTCTACGGCGGGTCGGGGAAGGCGGCCCGGAACTGGGACGCCTTCGACGGCATCATCCGGTCGCTGTCCGACCTGGAGGGGGACGAGACGCTGCTCGTCCAGTCCGGCAAGCCGGTCGGGATCTTCCGGACGCACGAGTGGGCGCCGCGCGTGCTCATCGCGAACTCCAACCTCGTGCCGCAGTGGGGGACGTGGGAGGAGTTCCGCCGCCTGGAGTCGCTCGGCCTGACGATGTTCGGGCAGATGACCGCCGGGTCGTGGATCTACATCGGGACGCAGGGGATCCTGCAGGGCACCTACGAGACGTTCGCCGCCGTCGCCGAGAAGCGGTTCGGCGGCACCCTCGCCGGGACGGTCACGCTCACCGCCGGGCTCGGCGGGATGGGCGGCGCGCAGCCCCTCGCGGTCACGATGAACGGCGGCGTCGCGATCTGCGTCGAGTGCGACCCGTCCCGGATCGAGCGGCGGGTCGAGCACCGGTACTGCGACGTGCGGGCCGGTTCGCTGGACGAGGCGCTGCGGCTCGCCGAGGAGGCCAGGGCCGAGCGCCGGCCGCTGTCGATCGCGGTGCTGGGCAACGCCGCCGACATCGTCCCCGAACTGCTGCGGCGCGGCGCCCCGATCGACATCGTCACCGACCAGACCAGCGCGCACGACCCGCTCGCCTACCTGCCGCAGGGCGTCGCGTTCGAGGACATGGCCGCCGAGCGCGACAAGGACCGCGACGGGTTCATCGCCAAGGCCCGCGCCTCGATGGCCGTCCACGTCGAGGCCATGGTCGGCTTCCAGGACGCGGGCGCCGAGGTGTTCGACTACGGCAACTCCATCCGGGGCGAGGCGCAGCTCGCCGGGTACACGCGCGCGTTCGAGTTCCCCGGGTTCGTGCCCGCCTACATCCGGCCGCTGTTCTGCGAGGGCAAGGGGCCGTTCCGGTGGGCGGCGCTGTCGGGCGACCCGCGGGACATCGCCCGCACCGACCAGGCGATCCTCGACCTGTTCCCCGACAACGAGCCGCTGACCCGGTGGATCCGGATGGCGAAGGAGAAGGTCCACTTCCAGGGCCTGCCGTCGCGGATCTGCTGGCTCGGCTACGGCGAGCGGGACAAGGCGGGCGAGGTGTTCAACGACCTGGTCGCGCGCGGCGAGATCAGCGCGCCGATCGTGCTCGGCCGCGACCACCTCGACTGCGGCTCGGTCGCCAGTCCGTACCGGGAGACCGAGGGCATGAAGGACGGATCGGACGCGATCGCCGACTGGCCGCTGCTGAACGCCATGCTCAACACCTCCTCCGGCGCGACGTGGGTGTCCCTCCACCACGGCGGCGGGGTCGGCATCGGGCGCTCCATCCACGCCGGGCAGGTCTGCGTCGCCGACGGCACGGCCCTCGCCGGGGAGAAGCTCCGGCGCGTCCTGACCAACGACCCCGGCACCGGCGTCATGCGGCA
- a CDS encoding ABC transporter permease: MNELWNQIDLFWTWLTTSSQWHGGDGIPHRLLQHVYYSGVALVCAAVIGLALGLLVGHTGRGGFLAISLANVARAVPTFGLVLIVVVIEYSITPVLVALVALAVPPILVNTFEGIRGVDADAKDAASGMGMTGWGVLWRVELPMALPLILLGLRTSAIQVVATATIAAYPGFGGLGRYIIDGLARNDYQLVVGGTVLVVLLALIVQAAFAALRRLLVSPGLLGSARSS, from the coding sequence ATGAACGAGCTGTGGAACCAGATCGACCTGTTCTGGACGTGGCTGACCACGTCCTCGCAGTGGCACGGCGGCGACGGCATCCCGCACCGCCTGCTCCAGCACGTCTACTACAGCGGCGTGGCGCTGGTGTGCGCCGCGGTCATCGGACTCGCGCTCGGCCTGCTCGTCGGGCACACCGGCCGGGGCGGATTCCTCGCGATCAGCCTGGCGAACGTCGCCCGCGCCGTCCCCACCTTCGGCCTGGTGCTGATCGTGGTCGTGATCGAGTACAGCATCACGCCGGTGCTGGTCGCGCTCGTCGCCCTCGCCGTCCCGCCGATCCTGGTCAACACCTTCGAGGGCATCCGCGGCGTCGACGCCGACGCCAAGGACGCGGCCAGCGGCATGGGCATGACCGGCTGGGGCGTACTGTGGCGGGTCGAACTGCCGATGGCGCTGCCCCTCATCCTGCTGGGGCTGCGCACCTCCGCGATCCAGGTCGTCGCCACCGCCACCATCGCCGCCTACCCCGGCTTCGGCGGCCTCGGCCGCTACATCATCGACGGCCTGGCCCGCAACGACTACCAGCTCGTCGTCGGGGGCACCGTCCTGGTGGTGCTGCTCGCGCTGATCGTCCAGGCTGCCTTCGCGGCACTGCGCCGCCTCCTCGTCTCACCGGGCCTGCTCGGCTCCGCCCGATCCTCCTGA
- a CDS encoding ABC transporter substrate-binding protein, which yields MNKLIRGAVVGLVAALSLSACGSGDSGDDDNPLSGGGGNGTVTVGGANFPESNLLGELYAQALEAKGVKVTRKFNIGAREIYYDQVVKGGISVMPEYNGALLTTSVDKTSTAATTEEINAALKAKLPAGVEILDSAKAEDKDSVTVNPQTAAKYSLKSIADLKPVAKDLVIAGPSEFKTRQQGLVGLKKVYGLDFKKFQPFDAGAQATLVKLLTENKIQAADLFTTDPTIQQNKLVVLEDPENVFSAQNVTPLVNKSAVDDKARAALNGVSAKLTTQDLLDMMKRVAIDKDDQEKVAEEWLKKSGLA from the coding sequence ATGAACAAACTCATCAGGGGCGCGGTCGTCGGCCTCGTGGCCGCCCTGTCGCTGTCCGCCTGCGGCAGCGGTGACTCCGGAGACGACGACAACCCGCTCTCCGGAGGCGGCGGGAACGGCACCGTCACCGTCGGCGGCGCGAACTTCCCCGAGAGCAACCTGCTCGGCGAGCTGTACGCGCAGGCGCTGGAGGCCAAGGGCGTCAAGGTCACCCGCAAGTTCAACATCGGCGCCCGCGAGATCTACTACGACCAGGTCGTCAAGGGCGGCATCAGCGTGATGCCCGAGTACAACGGCGCCCTGCTCACCACCTCGGTCGACAAGACCAGCACGGCCGCCACCACCGAGGAGATCAACGCCGCGCTCAAGGCCAAGCTGCCCGCCGGCGTGGAGATCCTCGACTCCGCGAAGGCCGAGGACAAGGACTCCGTCACCGTCAACCCGCAGACGGCCGCCAAGTACAGCCTGAAGTCCATCGCCGACCTCAAGCCGGTCGCCAAGGACCTCGTCATCGCCGGGCCCTCGGAGTTCAAGACCCGCCAGCAGGGCCTCGTCGGCCTCAAGAAGGTCTACGGCCTGGACTTCAAGAAGTTCCAGCCGTTCGACGCCGGCGCCCAGGCGACCCTGGTGAAGCTGCTCACCGAGAACAAGATCCAGGCCGCCGACCTGTTCACCACCGACCCGACGATCCAGCAGAACAAGCTCGTCGTCCTGGAGGACCCGGAGAACGTCTTCTCCGCCCAGAACGTCACGCCGCTGGTGAACAAGTCCGCGGTGGACGACAAGGCCAGGGCGGCGCTGAACGGCGTCTCCGCCAAGCTCACCACCCAGGACCTCCTGGACATGATGAAGCGCGTCGCCATCGACAAGGACGACCAGGAGAAGGTCGCCGAGGAGTGGCTGAAGAAGTCCGGCCTCGCCTGA
- a CDS encoding IclR family transcriptional regulator, with product MSQVPAARRALAVLRLLAGAPGPLPASAIARSLGLPRSSAYHLLTAMAEDGFVTYIPEERRWGLGVAAFEIGSAYLRHEPLERLARPLLRRLVDRVGEIAQLGVLHGAETLYLLKEQPPRHATLVTDVGVRMPAQLTASGRSILAYLPPAQVRALFPGRFVDRTGRGPSTLRDLRRTLAEDARRGWAAEDGHITEGLASIAACAFDHTGHPTAAITVTFRREDHPEPAWPALAAQVRATAAALTTRLTGRPPA from the coding sequence ATGAGCCAGGTCCCCGCCGCCCGCCGCGCCCTCGCGGTACTGCGCCTCCTGGCGGGCGCGCCCGGCCCCCTGCCCGCCTCGGCGATCGCCCGCAGCCTCGGCCTTCCGCGCTCCAGCGCGTACCACCTGCTGACCGCGATGGCCGAGGACGGCTTCGTCACCTACATCCCCGAGGAGCGCCGCTGGGGCCTCGGCGTCGCCGCCTTCGAGATCGGCTCCGCCTACCTGCGCCACGAGCCCCTGGAACGCCTCGCCCGCCCCCTCCTGCGCCGCCTCGTCGACCGCGTCGGCGAGATCGCGCAACTCGGCGTCCTGCACGGCGCCGAGACCCTCTACCTGCTGAAGGAGCAGCCTCCCCGGCACGCCACCCTGGTCACCGACGTCGGCGTCCGGATGCCCGCCCAGCTCACCGCGAGCGGCCGCTCGATCCTGGCCTACCTGCCGCCCGCGCAGGTCAGGGCCCTGTTCCCCGGCCGTTTCGTGGACCGCACCGGCCGGGGCCCCTCCACCCTGCGCGACCTGCGCCGCACCCTCGCCGAGGACGCCCGCCGGGGGTGGGCGGCCGAGGACGGCCACATCACCGAGGGCCTGGCGAGCATCGCCGCCTGCGCCTTCGACCACACCGGCCACCCCACCGCCGCGATCACGGTGACGTTCCGCCGCGAGGACCACCCGGAACCGGCCTGGCCCGCCCTGGCGGCCCAGGTGCGCGCCACGGCCGCCGCTCTCACGACGCGCCTCACCGGCCGTCCCCCGGCCTGA
- a CDS encoding SDR family oxidoreductase, producing MAFNEGETGDALVVGATGFIGRWLVAELLGRGRTVVAAVRGGAARGGELRGWLREHGVDDRGLVVVGADISRPDLGLVDEDRGRSEAVRDVFNAAALFRFGSGREEARRANVDGAVNVVRWAAALPRLRRLVHVSGYRVASDGRLAHPVPAKELDALYRRLGAYEASKLEGDAAVRAVAEEEGVALTAVHPATVIGHSVTGEAGQYIGLAGMVRDLWAGRLPALAGSRRTFVPVVAVDHLARFMAAVPEHDEGPYRAHRVLDDATPHLPELVGLLARHLEVRPPRVTLPVGLVRRLPRAVTGVEPETLSFLSEERYDTSSADALAEKAGLSHPPVEDALRRWADRLVADRFGDVAIRPGDGR from the coding sequence ATGGCGTTCAATGAGGGTGAGACCGGCGACGCCCTGGTCGTCGGGGCGACGGGGTTCATCGGGCGATGGTTGGTCGCGGAGCTGCTGGGACGGGGGCGGACGGTCGTCGCGGCCGTTCGGGGCGGCGCCGCGCGCGGCGGTGAGCTGCGGGGATGGCTGCGGGAGCACGGCGTCGACGATCGGGGGCTCGTGGTCGTCGGCGCCGACATCTCCCGGCCGGATCTCGGGCTGGTGGACGAAGACCGTGGGCGGTCGGAGGCGGTGCGGGACGTCTTCAACGCCGCCGCCCTGTTCCGGTTCGGGTCGGGGCGTGAGGAGGCGCGGCGAGCGAATGTCGACGGTGCCGTGAACGTCGTGCGGTGGGCCGCCGCGCTTCCTCGGCTGCGGCGTCTCGTCCATGTGTCCGGTTATCGCGTGGCCTCTGACGGGAGGCTCGCCCATCCGGTCCCCGCGAAGGAACTCGATGCGCTGTACCGGCGGCTGGGTGCTTACGAGGCGTCCAAGCTCGAAGGGGACGCGGCGGTGCGGGCGGTCGCGGAGGAGGAGGGCGTCGCCCTCACCGCGGTGCATCCGGCGACCGTGATCGGGCACTCGGTCACCGGGGAGGCCGGGCAGTACATCGGGCTCGCCGGGATGGTGCGGGATCTGTGGGCCGGGCGCCTGCCCGCGCTGGCCGGGTCCCGGCGCACGTTCGTGCCCGTGGTCGCCGTCGACCACCTGGCCCGCTTCATGGCGGCCGTGCCCGAGCACGACGAGGGGCCCTACCGCGCTCACCGGGTCCTGGACGACGCCACGCCGCACCTGCCGGAACTGGTCGGGCTCCTTGCGCGGCACCTTGAGGTGCGTCCGCCCCGGGTGACGCTGCCGGTCGGGCTGGTGCGGCGGCTGCCGCGCGCGGTCACCGGGGTCGAGCCCGAGACGCTGTCCTTCCTGTCCGAGGAGCGGTACGACACGTCTTCCGCCGACGCGCTTGCCGAGAAGGCGGGGCTGAGCCATCCGCCCGTGGAGGACGCGCTTCGGCGCTGGGCCGACCGGCTGGTCGCGGACCGCTTCGGGGACGTGGCGATCAGGCCGGGGGACGGCCGGTGA